In the genome of Pan troglodytes isolate AG18354 chromosome 15, NHGRI_mPanTro3-v2.0_pri, whole genome shotgun sequence, one region contains:
- the SIX6 gene encoding homeobox protein SIX6 encodes MFQLPILNFSPQQVAGVCETLEESGDVERLGRFLWSLPVAPAACEALNKNESVLRARAIVAFHGGNYRELYHILENHKFTKESHAKLQALWLEAHYQEAEKLRGRPLGPVDKYRVRKKFPLPRTIWDGEQKTHCFKERTRHLLREWYLQDPYPNPSKKRELAQATGLTPTQVGNWFKNRRQRDRAAAAKNRLQQQVLSQGSGRALRAEGDGTPEVLGVATSPAASLSSKAATSAISITSSDSECDI; translated from the exons ATGTTCCAGCTGCCCATCTTGAATTTCAGCCCCCAGCAAGTGGCCGGGGTATGTGAGACCCTGGAAGAGAGCGGCGATGTGGAGCGCCTGGGTCGCTTCCTCTGGTCGCTGCCCGTGGCCCCTGCGGCCTGCGAGGCCCTCAACAAGAATGAGTCGGTGCTACGCGCACGAGCCATCGTGGCCTTTCACGGTGGCAACTACCGCGAGCTCTATCATATCCTGGAAAACCACAAGTTCACCAAGGAGTCGCACGCCAAGCTGCAGGCGCTGTGGCTTGAAGCACActaccaggaggctgagaagCTGCGTGGAAGGCCCCTGGGACCTGTGGACAAGTACCGAGTAAGGAAGAAGTTCCCGCTGCCGCGCACCATTTGGGACGGCGAACAGAAGACACACTGCTTCAAGGAGCGCACGCGGCACCTGCTACGCGAGTGGTACCTGCAGGATCCATACCCTAACCCCAGCAAAAAGCGTGAGCTCGCCCAGGCAACCGGACTGACCCCTACGCAGGTGGGCAACTGGTTCAAAAACCGCCGACAAAGGGACCGAGCGGCTGCAGCCAAGAACAG ACTCCAGCAGCAGGTCCTGTCACAGGGTTCCGGGCGGGCACTACGGGCGGAGGGCGACGGCACGCCAGAGGTGCTGGGCGTCGCCACCAGCCCGGCCGCCAGTCTATCCAGCAAGGCGGCCACTTCAGCCATCTCCATCACGTCCAGCGACAGCGAGTGCGACATCTGA